A single Haloglycomyces albus DSM 45210 DNA region contains:
- the pucD gene encoding xanthine dehydrogenase subunit D, translating into MSSPLRSPSPVNQNVPGGVGDSPLRPDGRQKVRGEFAYSSDLWMDGMVWGATLRSPHPYATIVSLDIGPALRLDGVRAVLTADDIPGDNIHGLDTHDQPVLAVDVVRYQGEPVALVAADHPETARRALELIEVEYELREPLTDSFQAVADPDGTKGPKLHEHGNIVRSQPVLVGDTEAATADVVVSESFEVGMQDQAFLGPESALAVPAEDGGVDLYVSTQWLHWDLWQIAPVLDLPEDKIRLTLSGVGGAFGGREDISCQIHSALLALHTGKPVKMMYNREESFYGHVHRHPARMKYEYGADRNGKLVYGKVEIVLDGGAYASATPNVVGNAASLAVGPYEFPNLDIVAHGTYSNNPPCGAMRGFGAVQACYAYESMMDLVAARLDMSPVEFRRRNAVSEGSQLATGQVIDSPAPLADMLRRLEDMPLPPPLPESGHHGYDLPGGLGNTTKGEGVRRGIGYGVGIKNICFSEGFDDYSTARVRLEPVAGAPQATVHTAGIEVGQGLVTLLAQIARTELGVENVTILPSDTQIGSGGSTSASRQSYMTGGAVKTACEAVREVVADRVGRASDAIVLQGGKILNLEGEVIADLYDALDDPVEEVREYHHRPTQKMDPVTGQGDSHTQLGICVHRAIVDVDVELGLIKVVELQAVQDVGTILNRLSLEGQIHGGTAQGLGLAVMEEIQVNEGLVRNPSFTDYLIPTIADMPPMRIEILEHPDPYAPYGLRGAGEPPTLSSTPAIAAAIRDASGKTLTRVPVRPEDLTGT; encoded by the coding sequence ATGAGCTCTCCTCTACGCAGCCCTTCCCCGGTCAATCAAAACGTTCCCGGCGGCGTGGGCGACAGCCCACTACGTCCCGACGGTCGCCAGAAGGTCCGTGGAGAATTCGCCTATTCCTCGGATCTGTGGATGGACGGCATGGTGTGGGGTGCGACCCTGCGCAGTCCACATCCCTATGCCACGATCGTGTCCCTCGACATCGGTCCGGCTCTCCGACTGGATGGAGTCCGCGCCGTTCTCACCGCCGATGACATCCCGGGCGACAACATTCACGGGCTTGACACCCATGATCAACCGGTGCTGGCCGTCGACGTGGTCCGCTATCAGGGCGAGCCGGTGGCGTTGGTCGCCGCCGACCATCCGGAGACCGCGCGGCGGGCCCTGGAACTGATCGAGGTCGAATACGAGCTCAGGGAGCCGTTGACCGATTCGTTTCAAGCCGTGGCCGACCCCGACGGTACTAAGGGCCCCAAACTTCACGAACACGGCAATATCGTGAGATCCCAGCCGGTTCTGGTGGGCGACACCGAGGCGGCAACCGCCGACGTGGTCGTCTCCGAATCGTTCGAAGTCGGCATGCAGGATCAAGCCTTCCTGGGGCCCGAGTCGGCTCTGGCCGTTCCGGCCGAGGACGGAGGGGTGGACCTCTACGTCTCGACCCAGTGGCTGCACTGGGATCTCTGGCAGATCGCCCCCGTCCTGGACCTGCCGGAGGACAAGATTCGGTTGACACTATCGGGGGTCGGCGGCGCCTTCGGCGGACGGGAGGACATCTCCTGTCAGATCCACTCCGCGTTGCTCGCTCTGCACACCGGAAAACCGGTCAAAATGATGTACAACCGCGAAGAGTCGTTCTACGGCCATGTGCACCGCCACCCGGCCCGGATGAAATACGAATACGGGGCCGACAGGAACGGCAAACTCGTCTACGGCAAGGTCGAGATCGTTCTCGACGGAGGAGCGTACGCATCGGCGACTCCGAACGTGGTCGGGAACGCGGCTTCGCTGGCGGTGGGACCTTATGAGTTTCCCAACCTGGACATCGTCGCCCACGGCACCTACTCGAATAATCCTCCCTGCGGTGCCATGCGTGGATTCGGCGCGGTACAGGCCTGTTACGCCTATGAGTCCATGATGGATCTAGTGGCCGCGCGACTGGACATGTCGCCTGTGGAGTTTCGTCGGCGTAACGCGGTGTCCGAAGGTTCGCAACTCGCCACCGGCCAGGTCATCGATTCTCCTGCGCCGCTGGCGGACATGTTGCGACGCCTGGAGGACATGCCGCTTCCGCCGCCTCTGCCCGAATCCGGTCATCACGGCTACGACCTTCCCGGCGGGCTGGGAAACACGACCAAGGGAGAAGGGGTACGCCGAGGCATCGGCTACGGCGTAGGAATCAAAAACATCTGCTTCTCCGAAGGCTTCGACGACTATTCCACCGCGCGAGTGCGATTGGAGCCGGTCGCCGGCGCGCCGCAGGCCACCGTCCACACCGCCGGTATCGAGGTCGGTCAAGGACTCGTGACACTGCTGGCACAGATCGCGCGCACGGAACTCGGGGTGGAGAACGTGACCATCCTCCCGTCCGACACTCAGATCGGATCCGGTGGCTCCACCTCCGCCTCTCGCCAGTCGTACATGACCGGCGGGGCGGTCAAGACCGCCTGCGAAGCAGTGCGGGAGGTGGTCGCCGACCGGGTGGGACGCGCTTCGGACGCCATTGTTCTGCAAGGCGGCAAGATCCTCAATCTTGAAGGTGAGGTTATCGCCGATCTTTATGACGCACTTGACGATCCGGTCGAAGAGGTCCGCGAATACCACCACCGTCCCACCCAGAAGATGGACCCGGTAACCGGACAGGGCGACAGCCACACTCAACTGGGAATCTGCGTTCACAGAGCCATTGTGGACGTGGACGTGGAGCTGGGGCTGATCAAGGTCGTCGAACTACAGGCCGTGCAGGACGTCGGCACCATCCTCAACCGGCTCTCGCTGGAAGGGCAGATCCACGGCGGCACGGCCCAGGGGTTGGGATTGGCGGTCATGGAGGAAATCCAAGTCAACGAGGGCCTGGTGCGCAATCCGTCGTTCACCGACTACCTGATACCCACCATTGCCGACATGCCGCCCATGCGGATCGAAATCCTCGAGCATCCCGATCCGTACGCCCCTTACGGACTGCGTGGGGCAGGCGAACCGCCGACCCTGTCGTCCACCCCCGCCATCGCGGCCGCCATTCGTGACGCCTCCGGGAAGACGCTCACCCGCGTCCCGGTCCGTCCCGAAGACCTGACGGGCACCTGA